The Malus sylvestris chromosome 14, drMalSylv7.2, whole genome shotgun sequence genome segment AACTGTTTacggagtaaaaaaaaaactaatgaaaaatgtttgaaaattttgagttttaatgataatgacaaaataaagagtaaaataaatagtaccaagattgatttttttagtgtaaaaatatgattttttgttaaagtaaacaataccggatgattttcgttaaagttccctaaaaaaaaattgaagttaaaGGATTCTATTTTAACACTTTATCAGCCTATATAGGCCAACTTTATCATGGCCACCTCTATATGAAGGATATCTTCTTCGTTATAGAACCCGAGCTTTGAAGACTGTTTCTTTCATAAATGCAACAATCCAATGCAGGTTCATTGGGCCATTTAGCACTTTGGTATATCCAATAGACATTTTAGCTAAAATAATCATAGAGATTTGCatacatcattttggtcctggagatttgaaatcaataaaagtgggttatgagattgtccaccatcaattattttgataCTTCTATGCAAAATCATGTTAAACAATGATTTAAATGACAAATATACtcttaatttaataaacaatagcctaaaatgatttgacaaaaattaaaaagtattttgatcattttattcttatttaatagaattttttcatgaaatgatcaaaataattaataatagaCAAACTCAGAaatcaattttattatttttaaatctcAATAattattttgactaaaaaactTATCCAATAAATGTTTCTCACCCCCTTCTCAGCAACATAATTtggtgtttaaaaaaaatcagaaaaacgaTGAATATCTTTTTGcaatttctttatatatatatatatatatatatatgaaaatattactattttaAAGTGTCAATATCAATTTTCAAAGTATTAAAgttaaacttaaaattttccaaTCCCTTCCTACTGTGTCACAAGACTTTCATGCAGTGAAATATCATTTAGTACGATACTTCAACTTAAACACATTGTTATGTGACAAAATACAACGTATCATACTAAATATTAATTTGAAACACCAACACGGTAAATACTTTTATCGTGATAAGTTTCTCTTTTCATAACTATTTCTGTTTCATAATTATCTGCGAGTTGAAAGTTGGATTTGGATCTGACGTAGACGGTTGAAACATGGTCCCAGAAAATGAGTTTCTCTTGTTTCATAATTATTTGTGTGAATGGGTCCGGAAGAGACACATGACTAAAGTAAATTCGGTGGTGGATTATTATCGACCAAGTAGCGTACAAAGAGCTGAATAAAAGTCAAACATTACACACAAATGAAATGATCACCGAGTACAGTGGAGATCATATGCACTACAGATGAAGGAACACAGGAGCATCAAAGTCATCTACTTTAGAAGTTGTACATGGAAAACAAGTAAAGTGAAAGGCCGAAAGTGTAAGACAAGAAAGGAAAGGTTCAAGAACTTCCAATCAGTGCACCCATCCACACCAGTCAGCTAGGGAAATTAGATTGCTTTCTCTGCCTTTTTCAATAGGCCTCCTGCTCCTCCTTGCCATTCACCAAACCAaggattaattaaaataattaatcgtaaacatcaatctcaaaaggtgtaaaagaagaaaagaaaaggcccATTTGAGAACTAAAATAAGAACTCGATTTTCGCACTCCATATTTTTTTACGAgcttttaaattgaataaatcaaatgagaATCATAAgcttttaaattgaataaatcaaaggagAATCGAGCATGAGAAACAAATGAATGCAGAACGAACGGAATTTGGAAAATGAAATATTATCAAAGCTTGAAATTAAGAACAACTCACATGCTTGGGGTTCATGAACTGCACAAACTTGTTCTTTGCTTTGCCAGTGGGGGATGATGTTTTGCTGGATTGGGGATGGTTATTAAACCCTGCATACTTTCTGACTTGATCTCTCACATATCTCTCATACAAGAAAGCTGCCCCCTTGAACTGTGGCAGAACCAACCATGCCACAAACACAAGCTTCACATTGTACCAAATTGGTAACCTACAAATATTCCACCACCAACAAACTTAATCACAAACTAGCAAACTTAAATTATGATAAACTTAAACAAAAGCCCGTTCGATAACCATTTCAGTTTTTAAAGAaagtgaaaaacaaaattgaaaattgaaaacgaaaaaattgaaaattgaaaatgaaatggataaatttcttaatttgttcTTACAACTCAAGGGCTGGTTGGAGCACCATCTCCATGAGAGTGAGGAAAGAGTAAATAATCCAATAGGCAAGCCACTGCTGATCATCTAGTTTGGATGTGCTCTCTATGGCTACCACTGATGCATATCTACACTCAAATCATATAAACATAAATGCCCATTGcaacaaaaaccaaaaattagTACAACTTCATCTCCTTATTGGgtttcataaaattaatcaaaagaaataaACTTGAAGAGAGATAGAGACAGAGAGATGCTTACAAAGGGTAAAGCAACATCAGCACTGGCCTGCATAAATTGCCAAGAAACTTTTGGGTCAGATAACTGATCAAcccagacaaaaaaaaaaaaaaaaaacacacacacacacaaattggaaggaaaatcgaaccaaaaattaaatattaaaaaagcaagaaaatgaAGTTGTACCCAGCAACTGTGTGAAGTTGGGTAAGAAAGGTCCAAGCTTTTCCCATTTCTTTCTTTGTGGGTTCCAACAAAAACACCTAGAACTTgaaaactgaagaaaaaaaactcgGATGGAAAAATCGGGTTGGTTGCAAAAAGTAGTCAGTCATAAGGGTTTTAGTTCAGAATTTCAGAGCTAGATTGAAGAGCGTTGGTGCTGCATTTATAGAATGGCAAGAAGGGGACACGTGGCAGGAGAAAAGCAAGTATCGGATTCTGCCTCAAGCGTGTCAAGGTGGATTAACATCGCCCAGTCCAGCGGTGCGGTCGGGTTAGTCAGGTGCGTGAGTGGCTGGAGGCCCTTGGGCTCTGCCATTACCTCAAACGACACAATGGCTTTGTGCTTTGCTCCAGACACAAGCCACGTATTGGTGTTTTGTGGGTTTTCTGTAGTTTAATCGAGGTCGGTCACACGTGCCGGAGGATGAGGACAGACGACCCAAATCTAATAGTGTCAAAAGGACatactttctatttttttattgcaGGTCCGATTGAGACGGTTCATTCAAGGTGGGGTCATGATTTATTGTGTTGTGATGTCGGTGGTAAATAAAGAATCTCTTCCTGAGAGTTATTTCTTCTGGCTATTTATATCgggttttatatatttatttatataataatttaattaaacgattatggttttttaacttttatgttagttttttaagttaatttttaGATGTGttaatcttaaattttttttatgaactctTTAACCTAAAAAGTTCAAATTGTGATAAAATTAGATTTCATTACTTATAAATCGTTTGTTAGATGTGctatcttaaatttttttttataaaccctTCAACCTAAAAAGTTCAAATTGTGATAAAGTTATATTTTATTACTTATAAATCGTTTGTTAGATTAGATTATGTTATCTCAAACTCATTCGTTGAAAAAAACAAATCCTCACTTCGTCCTctgaaataatttgattttcacgTATAACACAATAATTTACCTAGCAAATAATTTACCTAGCACCAATTGGTAAATTAGTACCATacaattttggaaaaaaaaaaattgaaaatttcaccCATTAATGCACATGAAcgttaaatcaatttaaaattttaattcttatggAATTTAAAACAGTTATTAATTAgccaaattgcaagaaaaataagtaagaaaaaagaattcaaaaaataataaaagaagatTATAAGTGTATTCGCAAGTGGAGTAAGAGTGATAGAATTTTGCTCACATAGGTtgctacctttttttttttgtaggatcCACTTTTTTTTTGGGCTAGATGTAGTCCGATTTTATGCTACCTAAGAAAGGAAGTTGTCAGTCCAAGTAGTGGATCTAGCCTTATTTTTTGACTCATTGGGATGAAATTTCACGCTAAGGCTGGAAATATGGTAGCATCATGAAGGATAAAACCCCCATTGGAGATGCTTTAAAGGCCTATATTTAGGAGTGGAATTCTCTTGCCTCCTATTTTTATCCCATTACTCctattttttaacaatttgttcattgttttattatttatataaaaaatcaatataagatgttggcATAACTTAATCGTAACCGTTCAAGtaagaaggaagaaaaggaaagaggtATTAAGAGGAGAGATAATCTTCTTTCCAATATTTAAGGAGTTTGCTAGATAAGTAAGATTACATGAGAGGAAGCCCCAAAACAAGCacaggagaaaagaaaagacctTATGAACAAATAGAAGTCTGGGCCAAAGCAAAAATTGGAACCCAtaacaagaaaaaacaaaagacaaagaACTTTTTCAATCTTCCTGCAACTGTTGCTATAGGAAACCGATGaaccaaaaaagaaattgaagccTCAATGGGAGATCTGTAAAAGATGGTATTGTAGCATCCAACCTAAACTAGCAACATGTGTCATCTTCAAGCGATCAAAAGATGAGTCAAACATAACTCTCAAAAAGCCCGA includes the following:
- the LOC126599570 gene encoding HVA22-like protein e isoform X2 gives rise to the protein MGKAWTFLTQLHTVAGPVLMLLYPLYASVVAIESTSKLDDQQWLAYWIIYSFLTLMEMVLQPALELLPIWYNVKLVFVAWLVLPQFKGAAFLYERYVRDQVRKYAGFNNHPQSSKTSSPTGKAKNKFVQFMNPKHEAY
- the LOC126599570 gene encoding HVA22-like protein e isoform X1, translating into MGKAWTFLTQLHTVAGPVLMLLYPLYASVVAIESTSKLDDQQWLAYWIIYSFLTLMEMVLQPALELLPIWYNVKLVFVAWLVLPQFKGAAFLYERYVRDQVRKYAGFNNHPQSSKTSSPTGKAKNKFVQFMNPKHEEQEAY